One genomic segment of Peromyscus leucopus breed LL Stock chromosome 23, UCI_PerLeu_2.1, whole genome shotgun sequence includes these proteins:
- the LOC114693702 gene encoding 40S ribosomal protein S18-like, with protein sequence MINNIRSKQKLWLQSPAAKRKSLTEEHSSRSRVEGRSSTGGLHAADCAAATSLVITEKFQHILRVLNTNIDGRQKIAFAITAIKGVGQRYAHVVLRKADIDLTERAGELTEDEVEHVITNMQNPRQCKIPDWFLNRRKDGKYSQVLANGLDNKLHEDLERLKIRAHRRLRHFWGLRVRGQHTKTTGCQGRSVGVSKKK encoded by the exons ATGATAAACAACATTCGTAGCAAGCAGAAGCTCtggcttcaatccccagcagcaaaaagaaaaagtttaacaGAAGAACACAG CAGCAGGTCAAGAGTTGAAGGCCGCTCTTCCACAGGAGGCCTGCACGCCGCCGATTGTGCCGCTGCCACGTCTCTAGTGATCACTGAGAAGTTCCAGCACATTTTGCGAGTACTCAACACCAACATCGATGGGCGGCAGAAAATAGCCTTTGCCATCACTGCCATTAAGGGTGTGGGGCAGAGATATGCTCACGTGGTGTTGAGGAAAGCAGACATTGACCTCACCGAGAGGGCTGGAGAACTCACGGAGGACGAGGTGGAACATGTGATCACCAACATGCAGAATCCACGACAGTGCAAGATCCCAGACTGGTTCTTGAACAGACGGAAGGACGGGAAGTACAGCCAGGTTCTGGCCAATGGTCTAGACAACAAGCTGCATGAGGACCTGGAGCGTCTGAAGATTAGAGCCCACAGGCGGCTGCGCCACTTTTGGGGCCTTCGTGTCCGAGGTCAGCACACCAAGACCACTGGCTGCCAGGGCCGCTCTGTGGGTGTTTCCAAGAAGAAATGA